One Clavelina lepadiformis chromosome 1, kaClaLepa1.1, whole genome shotgun sequence genomic region harbors:
- the LOC143450113 gene encoding retinol dehydrogenase 12-like isoform X2: MSFKLLVSAVIAVVVGYYWLNYVKRGPVYESDKKLNGKTVLITGGNAGIGKATALEVARRGARVVIASRNLEKSNKVKDEIIKESGNRDVRAMQLDLGDFDSVRKFVKQFDESEKYLDYLINNAGILTVSGFAKCGVNKIFAINHFGPFLLTDLLLNKMKSQSKSRPVRIINLSSDIYKMGQPTMEKMYQNVSSTFDMFAVYGESKLANIFFTQQLQEDLKDFQITTYAVHPEQNTKA, from the exons ATGTCGTTTAAATTACTGGTTAGTGCTGTCATTGCAGTGGTTGTTGGATATTACTGGTTGAATTATGTGAAGCGAGGACCAGTTTATGAAAGTGACAAGAAGTTGAATGGAAAGACCGTTCTTATCACTG GTGGAAACGCTGGGATTGGAAAAGCGACGGCTTTGGAAGTTGCCAGAAGAGGAGCTCGTGTTGTCATCGCATCGAGAAATTTAGAGAAATCAAACAAAGTTAAAGAtgaaattattaaagaaagcGGCAACCGTGAT GTTCGAGCCATGCAGCTCGATCTTGGTGACTTTGACTCTGTAAGAAAGTTTGTGAAACAATTTGATGAAAGCGAAAAATATCTCGACTACCTCATCAACAATGCAG GAATATTAACTGTTTCTGGATTTGCCAAGTGTGGAGTGAATAAGATTTTTGCAATCAACCATTTCGGACCGTTCCTCCTCACTGATCTTTTACtcaacaaaatgaaaagtCAGTCCAAATCTCGCCCAGTTAGGATCATTAACCTGTCTTCAGATATCTATAA AATGGGTCAACCAACCATGGAGAAAATGTATCAGAATGTCTCTTCAACTTTTGACATGTTCGCTGTTTACGGCGAAAGCAAACTGGCAAACATATTCTTCACTCAACAACTTCAGGAGGATCTGAAAGATTTCCAGATTACCACATACGCTGTACATCCAG aacaaaacacaaaagctTAA
- the LOC143450113 gene encoding retinol dehydrogenase 12-like isoform X1 yields the protein MSFKLLVSAVIAVVVGYYWLNYVKRGPVYESDKKLNGKTVLITGGNAGIGKATALEVARRGARVVIASRNLEKSNKVKDEIIKESGNRDVRAMQLDLGDFDSVRKFVKQFDESEKYLDYLINNAGILTVSGFAKCGVNKIFAINHFGPFLLTDLLLNKMKSQSKSRPVRIINLSSDIYKMGQPTMEKMYQNVSSTFDMFAVYGESKLANIFFTQQLQEDLKDFQITTYAVHPGMIESELGDGLSPALKTFFSIVVRPFVRNAFYGAQTTLYCVLDDDVVKYSGDYFTNCQHTELQSHAVNKTARQELWNFSLKLTGQSTK from the exons ATGTCGTTTAAATTACTGGTTAGTGCTGTCATTGCAGTGGTTGTTGGATATTACTGGTTGAATTATGTGAAGCGAGGACCAGTTTATGAAAGTGACAAGAAGTTGAATGGAAAGACCGTTCTTATCACTG GTGGAAACGCTGGGATTGGAAAAGCGACGGCTTTGGAAGTTGCCAGAAGAGGAGCTCGTGTTGTCATCGCATCGAGAAATTTAGAGAAATCAAACAAAGTTAAAGAtgaaattattaaagaaagcGGCAACCGTGAT GTTCGAGCCATGCAGCTCGATCTTGGTGACTTTGACTCTGTAAGAAAGTTTGTGAAACAATTTGATGAAAGCGAAAAATATCTCGACTACCTCATCAACAATGCAG GAATATTAACTGTTTCTGGATTTGCCAAGTGTGGAGTGAATAAGATTTTTGCAATCAACCATTTCGGACCGTTCCTCCTCACTGATCTTTTACtcaacaaaatgaaaagtCAGTCCAAATCTCGCCCAGTTAGGATCATTAACCTGTCTTCAGATATCTATAA AATGGGTCAACCAACCATGGAGAAAATGTATCAGAATGTCTCTTCAACTTTTGACATGTTCGCTGTTTACGGCGAAAGCAAACTGGCAAACATATTCTTCACTCAACAACTTCAGGAGGATCTGAAAGATTTCCAGATTACCACATACGCTGTACATCCAG GTATGATTGAGAGTGAGCTCGGTGATGGTCTTTCGCCAGCCTTGAAGACTTTCTTTTCGATCGTGGTTCGGCCATTTGTGAG AAATGCATTTTATGGGGCGCAAACAACTCTGTATTGCGTGTTGGACGATGATGTGGTGAAATATAGTGGAGACTATTTCACAAATTGCCAACACACAGAACTACAATCTCACGCCGTCAACAAAACTGCCAGACAAGAACTTTGGAACTTCAGTCTAAAGTTGACCGGACAATCCACGAAATAA